The Streptomyces armeniacus genomic interval TCCGGGTTTTTGCCGCACCGCCACACGCCGTGCGGGCAGTAGTCGGTGATGGTGTGGTACACGGGCCGGTGCTGCCGGATCCAGTTCAGCATCCCCCGTACGTACGCGGGATTGTCGCCGCCCCGGAACAGCCCCCACTCCGGGTACGACACGGGCTTTCCGTGCCGCGCCGCGAAATCGATCTGGTGCTGAAGTCCGTACGGCTGCCGGACGTGTTCCTTGAATTCCTCACCCGGCGGCTGGTCGTAGGAATCCATGCCGACGATGTCCACGTAACGGTCACCCGGGTAGCATTTCGTCCAGCCGATCGCGTCCTCTCCGCGCGCCGGAGCGAAATCGAATCGGAATCTCTGCCCCGGCACTTCGCGCATCGTGGTGACAATGCGCTGCCAATAGGCTTTCCACGCGCCGGGGTTCGGCTTGCAGCGGTGCGTGTACGTGGTGCCGTTCATCTCCCAGCCCAGCACCAGCACGGCGTCCTCGAGCCCCAGACCGACCAGCCGCCGGGCCAGCGTGCGGAAGTGCCCGTCGAACCGGCCGTCGGCCCCGGCCGTGAGCAGCCGGTCCACCTCGGCGTCCGGCACGTCGGCCTCGTTCCGTTCCAGCATGGGCACGTTGAGCACGAACAGCCGGTTCTTGCGGGCGTCCCGCCACTTCGCCCACGGGTACAGGAAGTCCGGCCTGCCCTCGATGTTGGACCACAGGTCGCCCGGCAGGTAGGTGTGCCCCACGCGCGGCTCCCGGCCGCCCAGCCACCGCTTCAGACCGGCCATGCGCCACACCCCCTCCGGGCCCGAACCGAGGAACGCGCCGAACGGGATCTCGCGCGCGCCCTCGCCCGCCGGACCGCCCGCGGGCCCCGGCTGCGCCTGGTCCCGCCGCTGGTCCCGCAATTCCGAGCGGGCCTTACCGGAATTCGGAACGGAATCGCCGCGCCCGCCATTCTCCGGCTCCGTGAGGGCGGTGGTGGCAAGCAGGCCGGCGGTGACTGCTCCGATGCAGACGCCCGTCACGGCCAGTGGCCGGTGCGACATGGTGACTCCTTCCGGAGCGTAATCCGATCGGCATGTCTATTCCGCGACAGTAAACAGAGGAGCCGTCACATGGACTCCCGGGATGCTTTCTGATGGACCGAACGAGAATTCAGTCGCCCGCACGGCCCAGCGCCCCCGGCGCCCCGGCACCGGCCCCGGCCTCGCCGCGGGCCGCAGCGCGCGCGTCGGCGCCCGCACCGCCGCCCGCGGCCGAAGACCCCGCCGTACCGCCCGCGTTCGACACCGGCGTGCCCGCACTCCTGCTCCGCCTCGACCCCAACCCGTTCCACCACGGCACCCTGGGCGCGATCCGGTCACTGGGCCGTGCGGGCGTCGAGGTGCACGCGTTCGTCGAGTCGGCGCGCGACCCCGCCGGACACTCCCGCTACCTGCACCGCGCGTACGGGATGCCCCGCGGACCTGTCACGCCCGAGCGGCTGGCCGCCGTGCTGCGCCGTACGGCGGACCGGATCGGGCGGCCCGCCGTGCTCGTCCCGATGGACGACCTGAGCGCCGTCCTCGCCCCGCCCGTCACGGCCCGGCTGGGCGGGCGCTACCTGCTGCCCGCGCAGCCCGCGGGGCTGGCCGCGTCGGTGGCCGACAAGGAGCTGCTGGCGGCGCTGTGCCAGCGGCTCGACATCCCGCACCCGCGCACCGTGGTCCCCGCCGACGCGGCGGAAGCCGCCGCCGCCACGACGGAGCTGGGGCCGCCGGTCGTCGCGAAGTGGAGCCGCCCCTGGCTGCTGCCGGGCGCGGCGTCCGGGCTGCGCAGCACCACGCTGCTGCGCGGCCCCGACGAGGCGCGGCGCCTCTACGCCCGCAGCCGCGAGGCGGGCAGCCGCCTGCTGCTCCAGGCGCGGCTGCCCGGCGGACGCGGCGCCGACTGGTTCTTCCACGGCTGCTTCACCGCCACCGCGGGCTGCCTCGGCGGCGGCGCCGGACGCAAGGACCTCGCCTGGCCCGCGGGCGCCGGACTGACCGCCGTCGGCAGCTGGCTGCCCAACCCCGTGGTCGAGGCGACCGCCGCCCGGTTGGCCGCACACCTCGGCTACCGGGGCATCCTCGACCTCGACTTCCGGTTCGACCCCGTCTCCGGCACGTACCACCTGCTGGACTTCAACCCGCGGCCCGGCGCGCAGTTCCGCATCTTCGCGGACGCGGACGCGGACGGCGCCGGGCTGGACGTCGTACGCGCCCTGCACCTGGATCTGACCGGGCGCGCGGCGGCCGTCGTAGCGGCTGCTCCCCGGCGGAGTGACGGCGCCGTCCGGTGCCATGGGCGGGCACCTGACGCCGGGCGCGTCTTCGTGGCCGAGAACTACGCGCTGCTGTCCTCCCTGGCGTCGCTCGCCGCCGCGGCACGCGGCCCGGCGGCGCGCGACGGGCGGAGCGACGGGCGGAGCGACGGCCGGACGGGGCCCCTGGGGCTCGTACGCGCCGCACGCGGCCCGGCGGGCGAGCG includes:
- a CDS encoding ATP-grasp domain-containing protein, producing MDRTRIQSPARPSAPGAPAPAPASPRAAARASAPAPPPAAEDPAVPPAFDTGVPALLLRLDPNPFHHGTLGAIRSLGRAGVEVHAFVESARDPAGHSRYLHRAYGMPRGPVTPERLAAVLRRTADRIGRPAVLVPMDDLSAVLAPPVTARLGGRYLLPAQPAGLAASVADKELLAALCQRLDIPHPRTVVPADAAEAAAATTELGPPVVAKWSRPWLLPGAASGLRSTTLLRGPDEARRLYARSREAGSRLLLQARLPGGRGADWFFHGCFTATAGCLGGGAGRKDLAWPAGAGLTAVGSWLPNPVVEATAARLAAHLGYRGILDLDFRFDPVSGTYHLLDFNPRPGAQFRIFADADADGAGLDVVRALHLDLTGRAAAVVAAAPRRSDGAVRCHGRAPDAGRVFVAENYALLSSLASLAAAARGPAARDGRSDGRSDGRTGPLGLVRAARGPAGERTQREAAWFAGDDPAPFAAMALAWGGHGVRKGLHRLARARRGRGAAPESRPPVGSAAVPDVDAAPRSDTARGGNAAPRRGTAPRGATAPGSDAAPQHSDHSTRKDGNQTCSTC
- a CDS encoding glycoside hydrolase family 26 protein, translated to MSHRPLAVTGVCIGAVTAGLLATTALTEPENGGRGDSVPNSGKARSELRDQRRDQAQPGPAGGPAGEGAREIPFGAFLGSGPEGVWRMAGLKRWLGGREPRVGHTYLPGDLWSNIEGRPDFLYPWAKWRDARKNRLFVLNVPMLERNEADVPDAEVDRLLTAGADGRFDGHFRTLARRLVGLGLEDAVLVLGWEMNGTTYTHRCKPNPGAWKAYWQRIVTTMREVPGQRFRFDFAPARGEDAIGWTKCYPGDRYVDIVGMDSYDQPPGEEFKEHVRQPYGLQHQIDFAARHGKPVSYPEWGLFRGGDNPAYVRGMLNWIRQHRPVYHTITDYCPHGVWRCGKNPDSARVFRRTMSAPQPEPTPSRKPAQSATPSTTPSVTPSATGSRKPSASTEPSTRPSAKPSTVPSTRPSTDPSAKPSWPPSWKPAPSSGRDFCLNLGDWLQRLLGGGRFCFRHGPYVPQHGGTSASR